In Tribolium castaneum strain GA2 chromosome 4, icTriCast1.1, whole genome shotgun sequence, one DNA window encodes the following:
- the wapl gene encoding protein wings apart-like isoform X2, whose translation MSRGYGKYRRGGSSHASFHFDNLFKENANKPSAARSAATVGKWGITSFTSIRTSNENEKNASSEGESVPKPKKFFKSRNTEPPDLSSSYKADMTYGNVTKKLKLVNEPTEKSKSVGRKFFSSKSNSPEKTVLSSNVNNSKRNETKPPIVLRICKGKSQLVNDSDESESTPTPSSTPSTSNATSPRALRDTAQRSPNCRITRSARRSMQQDPSSSPATADTPTEFSLFTSPKQDIDLSPQYIPAERYEMERKAMYDNLLKPNSPSQLFPEEKNSTEDSGIDYVDSEISAEKEPEETDKTEQIETKPSETIEEKSQPVEETKSGEEPVTKGSIEEEWDTDEDSNSTTPDSEIKTQLTEDSEPLPLPVEEQKEKSAEEGAPETSPPVKLVISKKKGSIFKSRPLVTDVTKKRRALYRHKWSDDKDATQKSNENPSSNNTGGSVYDEFSFNDDPLTRVTVGGNSDGEDESVTSIKCTKSDKGFYTVVRNVKKAHQIQEIGEFQEFNDDVEYILDALQDNNPISTRCLSAITLASKCMVPAFRMHVRAHGTVAKFFKALHDATKDQSLGLCTATVMFVLSQDRLNMDLDRDCLELMLNLLESDVSYQQALDVCGLSSAQLEKNKQKVRELCAEIQSQGHAMHLNLDNITVGQLAMETLLSLTSKRAGEWFKEELRELGGLEHIMKTICECCRQVSDYVVSWTDALLDKLRKVDRCLRVLENVTHNNEENQTYLLKYNDGVILDTLVNLYKLCDGEIPLYPVTDITDKESTGTIIREALLVTLKVLINLTHHFSKQSMGSTLIGSRNGIIETSLHLLLQVPHYIPEQKKFELGVLVLMLLINLIQDNDNNKKLLIEAKAPSKLESIYSSESKITSVVFADCEFVGEESAVEALIAQFYHWEGCAKIAEKRTNAILDGEKDENSGNVAYKSNEEFIEETVAKLLQKAGTHMEYTFLASYIVMLIGFLIMDNKEYQNNVRQFLRGNNFADMVELLKKFFNFMNLTASTEASSVCAIKATEKVIKFLEECDSPPPEEKPSYTECMDLSYTMAH comes from the exons atgtcaAGAGGGTATGGGAAGTATCGCCGTGGAGGAAGTTCACATGCAAGTTTCCATTTCGACAATTTATTTAAGGAAAATGCTAACAAACCATCTGCCGCAAGGTCTGCAGCCACTGTGGGCAAGTGGGGCATCACCTCCTTCACTTCCATACGTACCAGCAATG aaaacgaaaaaaacgCCTCATCTGAAGGAGAGTCCGTGCCGAAGCCGAAGAAGTTCTTCAAGAGTCGCAACACGGAACCCCCTGACCTGTCTTCGTCCTACAAGGCCGACATGACATACGGCAACGTAACAAAGAAGCTGAAATTAGTAAACGAACCGACGGAGAAATCCAAAAGTGTTGGtcgtaaatttttttcgtcAAAGAGCAACTCGCCTGAAAAGACTGTACTAAGttcaaatgtaaataattctAAACGAAACGAAACAAAACCTCCAATAGTTTTAAGGATATGTAAAGGAAAATCCCAGTTAGTGAACGATTCGGACGAATCTGAAAGCACGCCCACACCATCCAGCACCCCATCGACTTCAAACGCCACCTCTCCAAGGGCTCTCAGGGACACAGCACAAAGATCACCAAATTGTCGCATCACCAGGTCAGCGAGAAGAAGCATGCAACAGGACCCCAGCAGCAGTCCGGCAACGGCCGACACTCCGACCGAATTCTCCCTCTTCACTTCGCCCAAACAGGACATAGACCTGTCCCCGCAATACATCCCAGCTGAAAGATACGAAATGGAGCGGAAAGCCATGTACGATAACTTGCTTAAACCAAACTCGCCTTCGCAGCTGTTCCCCGAAGAGAAGAACAGCACCGAAGATTCAGGAATTGATTACGTAGATAGCGAAATTAGTGCCGAAAAAGAGCCGGAAGAAACCGACAAAACCGAACAAATCGAAACTAAACCGAGTGAAACCATCGAAGAAAAAAGCCAACCGGTTGAAGAAACCAAATCGGGGGAAGAACCAGTGACCAAGGGTTCAATAGAAGAGGAATGGGACACCGACGAGGACAGCAACAGCACCACCCCAGACTCAGAAATCAAAACGCAGCTAACCGAGGATTCGGAACCGCTCCCACTGCCGGTGGAAGAGCAGAAGGAGAAAAGTGCGGAAGAAGGCGCCCCCGAAACTAGCCCTCCCGTTAAATTAGTTATCTCAAAGAAGAAAGgaagtatttttaaaagtagACCTTTAGTTACGGACGTGACGAAAAAACGGCGCGCGTTGTACAGACACAAGTGGAGTGATGATAAAGACGCCACGCAAAAATCGAACGAAAATCCTAGTAGCAATAATACGGGTGGTTCAGTGTATGACGAGTTCAGTTTTAATGATGATCCTTTGACGAGGGTCACGGTTGGGGGCAACAGCGACGGCGAGGACGAGAGTGTGACCAGTATCAAGTGCACCAAGAGTGACAAAGGG TTTTACACAGTCGTCCGCAACGTGAAGAAAGCCCACCAGATCCAGGAAATCGGCGAATTTCAAGAATTCAACGACGACGTGGAGTACATCCTTGATGCCTTGCAGGATAATAATCCAATCAGTACTCGCTGTTTATCGGCCATTACTCTAGCTTCTAAATGTATGGTGCCTGCGTTCCGGATGCACGTGCGTGCTCACGGAACCGTAGCTAAATTTTTCAAGGCACTACATGACGCCACCAAAGACCAA AGTCTTGGTCTATGTACAGCGACTGTCATGTTCGTCCTGAGCCAGGACCGGCTCAACATGGACCTAGACCGCGATTGCCTCGAACTCATGTTAAACCTTCTCGAATCGGACGTAAGCTACCAGCAAGCGCTCGACGTCTGCGGCTTGAGCTCGGCCCAGTTGgagaaaaataaacagaaagtTAGGGAGCTGTGTGCCGAGATACAAAGTCAAGGGCATGCCATGCATCTGAATCTCGATAATATAACTGTGGGTCAATTGGCAATGGAGACGCTTTTGAGTCTCACGTCGAAAAGGGCAGGCGAGTGGTTCAAGGAGGAGCTGCGGGAGTTGGGCGGCTTGGAGCATATTATGAAGACGATATGCGAGTGCTGTAGACAGGTGTCTGATTATGTGGTTTCGTGGACTGATGCCTTGTTAGATAAACTTCGGAAAGTTGATAGGTGTTTACGTGTGCTGGAAAAT GTCACTCATAATAATGAAGAGAATCAAACGTACCTGTTAAAATATAATGATGGAGTAATTTTAGATACGCTCGTTAATTTGTATAAACTATGTGATGGTGAAATACCTCTGTATCCAGTGACTGATATAACCGATAAGGAGTCGACTGGGACTATAATAAGGGAAGCTCTTCTCGTAACTCTGaaagtattaattaatttaacacacCACTTTAGTAAACAAT CCATGGGAAGTACCTTAATAGGTTCGAGGAACGGCATTATTGAAACAAGCCTGCATCTGCTTCTCCAAGTGCCGCACTATATCCCCGAACAAAAGAAATTCGAATTGGGAGTTttg GTCCTCATGTTGTTGATTAACCTTATTCAAGATAACGACAACAACAAGAAGCTGTTGATTGAAGCCAAAGCCCCGTCAAAGCTGGAAAGTATTTATTCAAGTGAGTCAAAAATCACTTCGGTGGTGTTTGCTGACTGTGAATTTGTAGGAGAAGAAAGTGCCGTTGAGGCTTTGATCGCGCAATTTTATCACTGGGAAGGGTGTGCGAAAATCGCTGAAAAACGGACCAACGCGATATTGGACGGTGAAAAAGATGAGAACAGTGGTAACGTTGCGTACAAGTCAAATGAGGAATTTATCGAGGAAACTGTCGCTAAAT TGCTACAAAAAGCCGGCACACATATGGAGTACACCTTCCTGGCTTCGTACATCGTTATGTTGATTGGATTCCTGATAATGGACAACAAGGAGTACCAAAATAACGTGCGACAGTTCCTCCGTGGGAACAATTTTGCCGATATGGTCGAACTGTTGAAGAAGTTCTTcaattttatgaatttaaCTGCTTCG acGGAAGCGTCAAGCGTTTGCGCAATTAAAGCCACCGAAAAAGTCATCAAGTTTCTGGAAGAGTGTGACAGTCCTCCGCCTGAAGAGAAGCCGAGTTATACGGAGTGTATGGATCTTAGTTACACAATGGCACACTAG
- the wapl gene encoding protein wings apart-like isoform X1, which produces MSRGYGKYRRGGSSHASFHFDNLFKENANKPSAARSAATVGKWGITSFTSIRTSNGLSRSENEKNASSEGESVPKPKKFFKSRNTEPPDLSSSYKADMTYGNVTKKLKLVNEPTEKSKSVGRKFFSSKSNSPEKTVLSSNVNNSKRNETKPPIVLRICKGKSQLVNDSDESESTPTPSSTPSTSNATSPRALRDTAQRSPNCRITRSARRSMQQDPSSSPATADTPTEFSLFTSPKQDIDLSPQYIPAERYEMERKAMYDNLLKPNSPSQLFPEEKNSTEDSGIDYVDSEISAEKEPEETDKTEQIETKPSETIEEKSQPVEETKSGEEPVTKGSIEEEWDTDEDSNSTTPDSEIKTQLTEDSEPLPLPVEEQKEKSAEEGAPETSPPVKLVISKKKGSIFKSRPLVTDVTKKRRALYRHKWSDDKDATQKSNENPSSNNTGGSVYDEFSFNDDPLTRVTVGGNSDGEDESVTSIKCTKSDKGFYTVVRNVKKAHQIQEIGEFQEFNDDVEYILDALQDNNPISTRCLSAITLASKCMVPAFRMHVRAHGTVAKFFKALHDATKDQSLGLCTATVMFVLSQDRLNMDLDRDCLELMLNLLESDVSYQQALDVCGLSSAQLEKNKQKVRELCAEIQSQGHAMHLNLDNITVGQLAMETLLSLTSKRAGEWFKEELRELGGLEHIMKTICECCRQVSDYVVSWTDALLDKLRKVDRCLRVLENVTHNNEENQTYLLKYNDGVILDTLVNLYKLCDGEIPLYPVTDITDKESTGTIIREALLVTLKVLINLTHHFSKQSMGSTLIGSRNGIIETSLHLLLQVPHYIPEQKKFELGVLVLMLLINLIQDNDNNKKLLIEAKAPSKLESIYSSESKITSVVFADCEFVGEESAVEALIAQFYHWEGCAKIAEKRTNAILDGEKDENSGNVAYKSNEEFIEETVAKLLQKAGTHMEYTFLASYIVMLIGFLIMDNKEYQNNVRQFLRGNNFADMVELLKKFFNFMNLTASTEASSVCAIKATEKVIKFLEECDSPPPEEKPSYTECMDLSYTMAH; this is translated from the exons atgtcaAGAGGGTATGGGAAGTATCGCCGTGGAGGAAGTTCACATGCAAGTTTCCATTTCGACAATTTATTTAAGGAAAATGCTAACAAACCATCTGCCGCAAGGTCTGCAGCCACTGTGGGCAAGTGGGGCATCACCTCCTTCACTTCCATACGTACCAGCAATG GTTTGTCTCGTTcagaaaacgaaaaaaacgCCTCATCTGAAGGAGAGTCCGTGCCGAAGCCGAAGAAGTTCTTCAAGAGTCGCAACACGGAACCCCCTGACCTGTCTTCGTCCTACAAGGCCGACATGACATACGGCAACGTAACAAAGAAGCTGAAATTAGTAAACGAACCGACGGAGAAATCCAAAAGTGTTGGtcgtaaatttttttcgtcAAAGAGCAACTCGCCTGAAAAGACTGTACTAAGttcaaatgtaaataattctAAACGAAACGAAACAAAACCTCCAATAGTTTTAAGGATATGTAAAGGAAAATCCCAGTTAGTGAACGATTCGGACGAATCTGAAAGCACGCCCACACCATCCAGCACCCCATCGACTTCAAACGCCACCTCTCCAAGGGCTCTCAGGGACACAGCACAAAGATCACCAAATTGTCGCATCACCAGGTCAGCGAGAAGAAGCATGCAACAGGACCCCAGCAGCAGTCCGGCAACGGCCGACACTCCGACCGAATTCTCCCTCTTCACTTCGCCCAAACAGGACATAGACCTGTCCCCGCAATACATCCCAGCTGAAAGATACGAAATGGAGCGGAAAGCCATGTACGATAACTTGCTTAAACCAAACTCGCCTTCGCAGCTGTTCCCCGAAGAGAAGAACAGCACCGAAGATTCAGGAATTGATTACGTAGATAGCGAAATTAGTGCCGAAAAAGAGCCGGAAGAAACCGACAAAACCGAACAAATCGAAACTAAACCGAGTGAAACCATCGAAGAAAAAAGCCAACCGGTTGAAGAAACCAAATCGGGGGAAGAACCAGTGACCAAGGGTTCAATAGAAGAGGAATGGGACACCGACGAGGACAGCAACAGCACCACCCCAGACTCAGAAATCAAAACGCAGCTAACCGAGGATTCGGAACCGCTCCCACTGCCGGTGGAAGAGCAGAAGGAGAAAAGTGCGGAAGAAGGCGCCCCCGAAACTAGCCCTCCCGTTAAATTAGTTATCTCAAAGAAGAAAGgaagtatttttaaaagtagACCTTTAGTTACGGACGTGACGAAAAAACGGCGCGCGTTGTACAGACACAAGTGGAGTGATGATAAAGACGCCACGCAAAAATCGAACGAAAATCCTAGTAGCAATAATACGGGTGGTTCAGTGTATGACGAGTTCAGTTTTAATGATGATCCTTTGACGAGGGTCACGGTTGGGGGCAACAGCGACGGCGAGGACGAGAGTGTGACCAGTATCAAGTGCACCAAGAGTGACAAAGGG TTTTACACAGTCGTCCGCAACGTGAAGAAAGCCCACCAGATCCAGGAAATCGGCGAATTTCAAGAATTCAACGACGACGTGGAGTACATCCTTGATGCCTTGCAGGATAATAATCCAATCAGTACTCGCTGTTTATCGGCCATTACTCTAGCTTCTAAATGTATGGTGCCTGCGTTCCGGATGCACGTGCGTGCTCACGGAACCGTAGCTAAATTTTTCAAGGCACTACATGACGCCACCAAAGACCAA AGTCTTGGTCTATGTACAGCGACTGTCATGTTCGTCCTGAGCCAGGACCGGCTCAACATGGACCTAGACCGCGATTGCCTCGAACTCATGTTAAACCTTCTCGAATCGGACGTAAGCTACCAGCAAGCGCTCGACGTCTGCGGCTTGAGCTCGGCCCAGTTGgagaaaaataaacagaaagtTAGGGAGCTGTGTGCCGAGATACAAAGTCAAGGGCATGCCATGCATCTGAATCTCGATAATATAACTGTGGGTCAATTGGCAATGGAGACGCTTTTGAGTCTCACGTCGAAAAGGGCAGGCGAGTGGTTCAAGGAGGAGCTGCGGGAGTTGGGCGGCTTGGAGCATATTATGAAGACGATATGCGAGTGCTGTAGACAGGTGTCTGATTATGTGGTTTCGTGGACTGATGCCTTGTTAGATAAACTTCGGAAAGTTGATAGGTGTTTACGTGTGCTGGAAAAT GTCACTCATAATAATGAAGAGAATCAAACGTACCTGTTAAAATATAATGATGGAGTAATTTTAGATACGCTCGTTAATTTGTATAAACTATGTGATGGTGAAATACCTCTGTATCCAGTGACTGATATAACCGATAAGGAGTCGACTGGGACTATAATAAGGGAAGCTCTTCTCGTAACTCTGaaagtattaattaatttaacacacCACTTTAGTAAACAAT CCATGGGAAGTACCTTAATAGGTTCGAGGAACGGCATTATTGAAACAAGCCTGCATCTGCTTCTCCAAGTGCCGCACTATATCCCCGAACAAAAGAAATTCGAATTGGGAGTTttg GTCCTCATGTTGTTGATTAACCTTATTCAAGATAACGACAACAACAAGAAGCTGTTGATTGAAGCCAAAGCCCCGTCAAAGCTGGAAAGTATTTATTCAAGTGAGTCAAAAATCACTTCGGTGGTGTTTGCTGACTGTGAATTTGTAGGAGAAGAAAGTGCCGTTGAGGCTTTGATCGCGCAATTTTATCACTGGGAAGGGTGTGCGAAAATCGCTGAAAAACGGACCAACGCGATATTGGACGGTGAAAAAGATGAGAACAGTGGTAACGTTGCGTACAAGTCAAATGAGGAATTTATCGAGGAAACTGTCGCTAAAT TGCTACAAAAAGCCGGCACACATATGGAGTACACCTTCCTGGCTTCGTACATCGTTATGTTGATTGGATTCCTGATAATGGACAACAAGGAGTACCAAAATAACGTGCGACAGTTCCTCCGTGGGAACAATTTTGCCGATATGGTCGAACTGTTGAAGAAGTTCTTcaattttatgaatttaaCTGCTTCG acGGAAGCGTCAAGCGTTTGCGCAATTAAAGCCACCGAAAAAGTCATCAAGTTTCTGGAAGAGTGTGACAGTCCTCCGCCTGAAGAGAAGCCGAGTTATACGGAGTGTATGGATCTTAGTTACACAATGGCACACTAG
- the wapl gene encoding protein wings apart-like isoform X3, whose product MSRGYGKYRRGGSSHASFHFDNLFKENANKPSAARSAATVGKWGITSFTSIRTSNGLSRSENEKNASSEGESVPKPKKFFKSRNTEPPDLSSSYKADMTYGNVTKKLKLVNEPTEKSKSVGRKFFSSKSNSPEKTVLSSNVNNSKRNETKPPIVLRICKGKSQLVNDSDESESTPTPSSTPSTSNATSPRALRDTAQRSPNCRITRSARRSMQQDPSSSPATADTPTEFSLFTSPKQDIDLSPQYIPAERYEMERKAMYDNLLKPNSPSQLFPEEKNSTEDSGIDYVDSEISAEKEPEETDKTEQIETKPSETIEEKSQPVEETKSGEEPVTKGSIEEEWDTDEDSNSTTPDSEIKTQLTEDSEPLPLPVEEQKEKSAEEGAPETSPPVKLVISKKKGSIFKSRPLVTDVTKKRRALYRHKWSDDKDATQKSNENPSSNNTGGSVYDEFSFNDDPLTRVTVGGNSDGEDESVTSIKCTKSDKGFYTVVRNVKKAHQIQEIGEFQEFNDDVEYILDALQDNNPISTRCLSAITLASKCMVPAFRMHVRAHGTVAKFFKALHDATKDQSLGLCTATVMFVLSQDRLNMDLDRDCLELMLNLLESDVSYQQALDVCGLSSAQLEKNKQKVRELCAEIQSQGHAMHLNLDNITVGQLAMETLLSLTSKRAGEWFKEELRELGGLEHIMKTICECCRQVSDYVVSWTDALLDKLRKVDRCLRVLENVTHNNEENQTYLLKYNDGVILDTLVNLYKLCDGEIPLYPVTDITDKESTGTIIREALLVTLKVLINLTHHFSKQSMGSTLIGSRNGIIETSLHLLLQVPHYIPEQKKFELGVLVLMLLINLIQDNDNNKKLLIEAKAPSKLESIYSREESAVEALIAQFYHWEGCAKIAEKRTNAILDGEKDENSGNVAYKSNEEFIEETVAKLLQKAGTHMEYTFLASYIVMLIGFLIMDNKEYQNNVRQFLRGNNFADMVELLKKFFNFMNLTASTEASSVCAIKATEKVIKFLEECDSPPPEEKPSYTECMDLSYTMAH is encoded by the exons atgtcaAGAGGGTATGGGAAGTATCGCCGTGGAGGAAGTTCACATGCAAGTTTCCATTTCGACAATTTATTTAAGGAAAATGCTAACAAACCATCTGCCGCAAGGTCTGCAGCCACTGTGGGCAAGTGGGGCATCACCTCCTTCACTTCCATACGTACCAGCAATG GTTTGTCTCGTTcagaaaacgaaaaaaacgCCTCATCTGAAGGAGAGTCCGTGCCGAAGCCGAAGAAGTTCTTCAAGAGTCGCAACACGGAACCCCCTGACCTGTCTTCGTCCTACAAGGCCGACATGACATACGGCAACGTAACAAAGAAGCTGAAATTAGTAAACGAACCGACGGAGAAATCCAAAAGTGTTGGtcgtaaatttttttcgtcAAAGAGCAACTCGCCTGAAAAGACTGTACTAAGttcaaatgtaaataattctAAACGAAACGAAACAAAACCTCCAATAGTTTTAAGGATATGTAAAGGAAAATCCCAGTTAGTGAACGATTCGGACGAATCTGAAAGCACGCCCACACCATCCAGCACCCCATCGACTTCAAACGCCACCTCTCCAAGGGCTCTCAGGGACACAGCACAAAGATCACCAAATTGTCGCATCACCAGGTCAGCGAGAAGAAGCATGCAACAGGACCCCAGCAGCAGTCCGGCAACGGCCGACACTCCGACCGAATTCTCCCTCTTCACTTCGCCCAAACAGGACATAGACCTGTCCCCGCAATACATCCCAGCTGAAAGATACGAAATGGAGCGGAAAGCCATGTACGATAACTTGCTTAAACCAAACTCGCCTTCGCAGCTGTTCCCCGAAGAGAAGAACAGCACCGAAGATTCAGGAATTGATTACGTAGATAGCGAAATTAGTGCCGAAAAAGAGCCGGAAGAAACCGACAAAACCGAACAAATCGAAACTAAACCGAGTGAAACCATCGAAGAAAAAAGCCAACCGGTTGAAGAAACCAAATCGGGGGAAGAACCAGTGACCAAGGGTTCAATAGAAGAGGAATGGGACACCGACGAGGACAGCAACAGCACCACCCCAGACTCAGAAATCAAAACGCAGCTAACCGAGGATTCGGAACCGCTCCCACTGCCGGTGGAAGAGCAGAAGGAGAAAAGTGCGGAAGAAGGCGCCCCCGAAACTAGCCCTCCCGTTAAATTAGTTATCTCAAAGAAGAAAGgaagtatttttaaaagtagACCTTTAGTTACGGACGTGACGAAAAAACGGCGCGCGTTGTACAGACACAAGTGGAGTGATGATAAAGACGCCACGCAAAAATCGAACGAAAATCCTAGTAGCAATAATACGGGTGGTTCAGTGTATGACGAGTTCAGTTTTAATGATGATCCTTTGACGAGGGTCACGGTTGGGGGCAACAGCGACGGCGAGGACGAGAGTGTGACCAGTATCAAGTGCACCAAGAGTGACAAAGGG TTTTACACAGTCGTCCGCAACGTGAAGAAAGCCCACCAGATCCAGGAAATCGGCGAATTTCAAGAATTCAACGACGACGTGGAGTACATCCTTGATGCCTTGCAGGATAATAATCCAATCAGTACTCGCTGTTTATCGGCCATTACTCTAGCTTCTAAATGTATGGTGCCTGCGTTCCGGATGCACGTGCGTGCTCACGGAACCGTAGCTAAATTTTTCAAGGCACTACATGACGCCACCAAAGACCAA AGTCTTGGTCTATGTACAGCGACTGTCATGTTCGTCCTGAGCCAGGACCGGCTCAACATGGACCTAGACCGCGATTGCCTCGAACTCATGTTAAACCTTCTCGAATCGGACGTAAGCTACCAGCAAGCGCTCGACGTCTGCGGCTTGAGCTCGGCCCAGTTGgagaaaaataaacagaaagtTAGGGAGCTGTGTGCCGAGATACAAAGTCAAGGGCATGCCATGCATCTGAATCTCGATAATATAACTGTGGGTCAATTGGCAATGGAGACGCTTTTGAGTCTCACGTCGAAAAGGGCAGGCGAGTGGTTCAAGGAGGAGCTGCGGGAGTTGGGCGGCTTGGAGCATATTATGAAGACGATATGCGAGTGCTGTAGACAGGTGTCTGATTATGTGGTTTCGTGGACTGATGCCTTGTTAGATAAACTTCGGAAAGTTGATAGGTGTTTACGTGTGCTGGAAAAT GTCACTCATAATAATGAAGAGAATCAAACGTACCTGTTAAAATATAATGATGGAGTAATTTTAGATACGCTCGTTAATTTGTATAAACTATGTGATGGTGAAATACCTCTGTATCCAGTGACTGATATAACCGATAAGGAGTCGACTGGGACTATAATAAGGGAAGCTCTTCTCGTAACTCTGaaagtattaattaatttaacacacCACTTTAGTAAACAAT CCATGGGAAGTACCTTAATAGGTTCGAGGAACGGCATTATTGAAACAAGCCTGCATCTGCTTCTCCAAGTGCCGCACTATATCCCCGAACAAAAGAAATTCGAATTGGGAGTTttg GTCCTCATGTTGTTGATTAACCTTATTCAAGATAACGACAACAACAAGAAGCTGTTGATTGAAGCCAAAGCCCCGTCAAAGCTGGAAAGTATTTATTCAA GAGAAGAAAGTGCCGTTGAGGCTTTGATCGCGCAATTTTATCACTGGGAAGGGTGTGCGAAAATCGCTGAAAAACGGACCAACGCGATATTGGACGGTGAAAAAGATGAGAACAGTGGTAACGTTGCGTACAAGTCAAATGAGGAATTTATCGAGGAAACTGTCGCTAAAT TGCTACAAAAAGCCGGCACACATATGGAGTACACCTTCCTGGCTTCGTACATCGTTATGTTGATTGGATTCCTGATAATGGACAACAAGGAGTACCAAAATAACGTGCGACAGTTCCTCCGTGGGAACAATTTTGCCGATATGGTCGAACTGTTGAAGAAGTTCTTcaattttatgaatttaaCTGCTTCG acGGAAGCGTCAAGCGTTTGCGCAATTAAAGCCACCGAAAAAGTCATCAAGTTTCTGGAAGAGTGTGACAGTCCTCCGCCTGAAGAGAAGCCGAGTTATACGGAGTGTATGGATCTTAGTTACACAATGGCACACTAG